The Odontesthes bonariensis isolate fOdoBon6 chromosome 19, fOdoBon6.hap1, whole genome shotgun sequence genome includes the window TGTTTAAGAAACAAAGCGAAATGCATTCAAGGACTCGATGAGATTACTGCTGGAATGCACTTTTGAGAGAATGCAGATTCAAACCCCTGCATCATCCAAACAAAGGCCCATTGTAAAGTTTTTTCTTCCCCCTTTTGTCCCGCTCTCATCTCCCTCACCCACCCATGGTCGACGACTGTCACAACGTCGCTGGCCGCAAGCGGGAGTTTTCTGGGCTCTGCAAAGTCTCTTGTTGCCTGGACTTCTGCAGGTTTTGCCTGTTGATGACACAATCATTTCAGACACTGAATAAGGATAGACGAGCTGCTCTAATTCCTTCGCTAAGGAGAAGAAAAACTTGACATGTCAGACCTCTGCCACCATTGTGGTGAGCTGTGCGAAGCTCGGTCTGTCTGAAGGGCTGCAGGCCCAGCACATCTTCATGATGGCGAACAGCTCCTGAGGGCAATCTGGCGGTTTCTCCAGTCGCTCGCCCTCCCGTTCCACCCGCCACAGAATCTTGAGCAAAGAGAGTAAATGTTACCGATTCTGAAACTCTGAGTCACAGAAGCGTAAGGGTGGGGACACACATtccacacacaaagacaaatatTTTGATCGGCATTGCTATAAACAACAGAGGCACGGCACGAATGTTCAGATGCTAACAAGTGCTTACCTGTCGGCCCGAGAGGCCGAACCAGGGCTCTTCACAGTAGGTGAACATCTCCCACAAGGTGACGCCAAACATCCAGACATCTGAGAAATTGGAGAAGGCGCCAATACGAAGACTTTCTGGAGCACACCTGGAAGAAAAGCAAGTCATTGGTGAGAAATGGGTGATTAATAATTAAGCAATTATATCCTTCCCAAACTCTGAAATCTCCCAACCTCTCACCATGCAAAGGGGATCCTTTTGTGTGCCGTCATGACGTAGTGGTCTTTATCTTGATTTAGGCCTCGCATCAGACCAAAGTCTCCAATCTTCACCATCTCCCTGGAAGCCAGCAGCACATTTCTCGCAGCCAGGTCCCTGTGGATGTATCTCCGGGTTTCCAGGTACTCCATACCTGCCGCGATCTGGGTAGCAAAGAGCCAGAGGCGGAGCAGGGGATACTCATACTGACGTGAACGGAGGGTGTCGTACAAAGAGCCCAGCGGGGCCAGCTCTGTTACCTGTAGGAAAACAAGAACAGGTTTGGTGTGCATTTAAGCCCAGAAAAATATTCTAGTAATTGGAATATTTCATGCCCAAATATCATCTTACCATCTTGAGGGGCTGTGTGAGCACCACACCATAGAGTCGTATGATGTTGGGGTGGTCTAAGGACTGCATGGTGGTGACCTCTTGGAGGAAGTCCGTCAGTGTGTCCGTCTGCCTCGACATGCTGCTCCTCAGTGACTTTACTGCCACAGGCAACTGGGACATAAAGAAAATACAAACGTTTCTCTCAGTCAGGCACGTAGAGCTTTACTGCATCCCACGATAAATCAGCTGAAAGAGGATTTAATGTAAGTCAGTGGGTAATCATCTGTGTCCGAGTCTATTGGTGACAGAAGTAACATAACACTGGTTTCAGAGACTGCTGGGAAGAACAAGTGATTACAGGATTACACCAAAGGCAGGTTTTAGAGGAAATGTAACCCGGGATTCTTCCACTGAAACCAGGATGTTGCTTGAATCTTTCAAAATTTTCAACATCACACAAATGATTAGAAATCTCGTTACTGTGGCAACTATTTGAATACCAAAATTTGGATAAGACTCAGCGATAAGCAACTTATTCTTTTGTTTCTGTAAAGATAATGTGAGTTTTAACTCGCTTCTTTGTCGACACGCTGATAAAACTGTCAACTTGCTTCTAACAAAAAAAGAGACCTTACAATGAGTTTAAAACTACAACCATAAAATGAAAAAGCCTCCTTGCTTCTTCCTAAAAATGTTGAGTTGATTTTAGTCAACACAAAGATAAACAGTATAATCCATTTCAAACCGCGCTGACTCttaaacctgtttaaatgaATGTTCACTACATAGCACAAGACATGTATGACATCTTCAGTGTTCGAGGTATTGAAATCTTACCACCCTCCCTGTGGGCGTGTGCCACTCTCCCCTCTTCACCACCCCAAAGGACCCTGAGCCCAACTTCTCTGCAAGAATCAGCTCATTGTCTTGGATCAGACTAGGAAGAGCCCGGCTGCTGACCTCCTGGGCACCTGCGCTGCTCGGCTCGTCAAAACTTCTGGGCGCCTGTGTGCATCAATAAactcatttagaaaaaaaaaaaaaaaaaaaatcaatcttaCTGTCAGGCTCATGACATTTCAAATGAAATAGAGACTGATGTTAGATGTATCCAACCTTGGCCAGCCCTGACCGTGAGCGTGTCTTGTAGCGTTTCAGAGCATCCCATAATCTTCTTTGTGCTGCAAGACAGGACATGTAGGCTTTAAAACTGAAAGCATTAATTACATCATTCTCTTCATTTTCACTACCAATAGATACAGTAAACACACAATAGCCACattcataaaaataaaagactatCTTGTCGCCTATAAGTAGAAAGAATGAGGAGCGAAATCTGGACAGTGATGTTAGGGGATGGCGATCACACTCCTCTTACAATCTGCACACTGCTGGTGTGCACTCATTACTGCAGCTTTGCATGTTGGTGCTGAGCTGCTCCAAAAAAAAATGATAGCAATTTATTGGATGTAAACGATCACACACAATCTTGATTGGTGAGTCAAGGAAAAAACGCTTTAATGTTTAACATTCAAATCCTTTTATTTGAATCTACCAAACCTTTTCTGTTAAATGACTGCTAGATCGAAACATCACAGCAAAAATGAGTCAAATAATTGATTTGCACTCATCCAAGCACAGAAACTGACCTCCTGAAACTTTCAATAATTTACGAATCCGTGAAAATGCCTCAAACGGGAAGATTTGCTGAGACGGTTGTAGGTTGTGGATGTAGAACGTCAAATGAagtataaagttttttttttttgtacacttgaaagacaaaaataaaaggCAGCATCGTGAAAGCTAATCTTTAAATATACAACCAAGACGGTATCACTTTGATCCATTAAAATCCTAAACAACGTGGATCCGGGCATATATGAAAGAAAGAGATctcgctatttaaaaaaaaaaaagcttttgagCTCTTATACTTCATCTGCTGACAAAAGCCATTAAGATGAGGCGTAAAGAAATGGATTATCTTTTTGAAAAACACTTTATGAAAGTGCACTATGAATCCATCAGTTATATAAACCTTGCATTGATTTGTGGCTTTTTAGAGACAAACACACTAAGTGGAGCACTTCTAACCCTTCTTTGTAAGACATCCATTACTGAACCAAAGCAGGAATATCTTCTGATCGTGGGAGGCTGCGTGGATTGATTTTAAACCAGCTTGGACGAAGACTCACCGGGTTTGCTGATTCCTATCTGTTCCAGGTCGGACTCCTTGACGTAGGAGAAGTGCTCGATTCGGGTAATATTGAGGCCATCTCTGATGCGCAGGTAGAACTTCTCCAGCTGGACCTCAGCCAGGAGCTGGTACAGCCACTGAGTGTCCTGGTCCATCAGCATGACCCTGCCGACCAGCCTGCGAAGGGAAACAAAGGGGAAGAGGTTTTAAGCCTATAAAAAGGACCGTTCGTGCAGGAGGTCCGATTGTAAACCTGCATTTCTCTACTTAAATCATCTCGTTAAATCAGACAACAACAGAGTGTTCGTTTGCTTCGGGGGCAAAAGATAAAAACCTGTGGAGGCCGGTTAAGAAAAGTTGCTCTGTCTCAGTGTTGGTCTCATTAAAGACCCCGTTTAATAGGAACTGCACTCCCACTCAAGTCTTGCTCAGTTGCCATGGGGACCTAACAAAAAGTCCTTGGTGTGTGATGCAGAGGGGGGCATTGTTCAGCTTTTATCACCACGAGAGAGCAGTAAGACTATGAAAAAAACTCTAATATGGGAGTTCAGTGGACTGTTTCCTGTTAGCTACCCTTACCAAAGTTATCGATGAATAGGTATCTGAGTCATGAGTACAATATTGTGGGAGAATAACTCCCTCTTTGTTATTAAATCAAATACttatttttgatttaatctCAACCTCCTACTCTTAAAGTTACTCAAGGGCTCCAACTATAACTCACCTGCTTGTCAGTGAACAGAGCTCAGCAGATGTGAGTCAATGATAACATCAACACTTACATGTCGGCTATTCTCAGGAAAAATTAACAGTCACGTCAAATTACAAGAAGGCCTAAATGTTTTAAGCGATGAGACGGTTGATGATTCAAGTGCAAAAACATACGAAACTGGGCTTCATTTCCAGGGACGACTCTCAATAAAATGATCACAAAAGCTGAGTGAGCAGGAGAGGAATTCTTAGCATTTCATGTCCGAATTTCAGGATgaaaacatcccacaaagatGCACAAAGGTAAACAAACAGGTCTGCG containing:
- the tnk1 gene encoding non-receptor tyrosine-protein kinase TNK1 codes for the protein MLMDQDTQWLYQLLAEVQLEKFYLRIRDGLNITRIEHFSYVKESDLEQIGISKPAQRRLWDALKRYKTRSRSGLAKAPRSFDEPSSAGAQEVSSRALPSLIQDNELILAEKLGSGSFGVVKRGEWHTPTGRVLPVAVKSLRSSMSRQTDTLTDFLQEVTTMQSLDHPNIIRLYGVVLTQPLKMVTELAPLGSLYDTLRSRQYEYPLLRLWLFATQIAAGMEYLETRRYIHRDLAARNVLLASREMVKIGDFGLMRGLNQDKDHYVMTAHKRIPFAWCAPESLRIGAFSNFSDVWMFGVTLWEMFTYCEEPWFGLSGRQILWRVEREGERLEKPPDCPQELFAIMKMCWACSPSDRPSFAQLTTMVAEAKPAEVQATRDFAEPRKLPLAASDVVTVVDHGLELSEWRGQNQRTLVVGWFPASLAVPVATSSSVGPNTAAGSTQISGPLKGSLHHTGHGDIHPDRCWGTPERLDDSGNWRPGPGREREGSNLQKMSGISKSLESVLGGPRPRAQTVSVVRLDQQGRLVMAAHSTGMQQDPRRVSDACIVPPPRPPPPNLKHFYMKAQRKPIIHPSPGTSWPPQMGQTPRTQMQPQPQQNPGGSNLGRMAQMAHSTPQLDEDTRERERERIRDREKPSNVQSMKDSLIAQVMEAVHGVTIEEVQSALQHNEWNSVRAEQQLKLEQLYSLSLCSREDCLKVLSRYQWNLQLASRYLLRYFRDDRPGPGEREQPQTSTERRV